One Amycolatopsis thermophila DNA segment encodes these proteins:
- a CDS encoding DUF2530 domain-containing protein, with the protein MADPINAGDVKRPLLPVPELPPRLVTLYPVVVVGTLVWLAAFLVLGAIRLFGTGGPAGVWMWTCLSGVVLGLIGMGIMSWQRWARRRGSRSAQTGL; encoded by the coding sequence GTGGCCGATCCCATCAACGCCGGGGATGTTAAACGTCCGTTGCTTCCGGTGCCCGAGCTACCGCCGCGACTTGTGACGCTCTACCCGGTCGTCGTGGTCGGCACACTCGTCTGGCTGGCCGCTTTTCTCGTGCTGGGCGCGATCCGCCTGTTCGGCACGGGCGGGCCGGCGGGCGTGTGGATGTGGACGTGCCTGTCCGGTGTCGTCCTGGGCCTGATCGGCATGGGCATCATGAGCTGGCAGCGCTGGGCCCGCCGGCGCGGCAGCCGCAGCGCCCAGACGGGCCTCTAG
- a CDS encoding glutaminyl-peptide cyclotransferase, with protein MRTLIALTLAAAAALSGCAASTPPAPSTVPQLTVQVLETLPHDPSAFTQGLEFSGPTLYEGTGLVGRSSLRAGAPGQPPATRVDLPSPLFGEGITVTGPTVWQLTWQNGVAIERDARTLAELRRVSYDGEGWGLCHADGRLVMSDGSDRLTFRDPSTFEVTGQVTVHHGAQTFAQLNELECAGGAVYANVWQTDRILRIDPATGEVTGQITASGLLTAAQAASADVLNGIAAIPGTDEFLLTGKLWPLMFRVKFVPTA; from the coding sequence GTGCGCACGTTGATCGCCCTCACCCTCGCCGCGGCCGCCGCGCTCAGCGGCTGCGCGGCCTCGACACCCCCTGCCCCGAGCACGGTTCCACAGCTCACGGTGCAGGTGCTGGAGACGCTGCCGCACGATCCGTCGGCGTTCACGCAGGGGCTCGAGTTCTCCGGCCCCACCCTCTACGAGGGCACCGGCCTGGTCGGCCGGTCGTCGCTGCGCGCCGGCGCGCCCGGGCAGCCGCCGGCCACGCGCGTGGACCTGCCGTCACCGCTGTTCGGTGAGGGGATCACCGTCACCGGCCCGACCGTGTGGCAGCTGACCTGGCAGAACGGCGTCGCGATCGAACGGGACGCGCGAACGCTCGCCGAGCTGCGGCGGGTGTCCTACGACGGCGAGGGCTGGGGGCTGTGCCACGCCGACGGCCGGCTGGTGATGAGCGACGGCTCCGACCGCCTCACCTTCCGCGACCCGTCGACGTTCGAGGTCACCGGCCAGGTCACCGTCCACCACGGCGCGCAGACGTTCGCGCAGCTCAACGAGCTGGAGTGCGCGGGCGGCGCCGTCTACGCCAACGTCTGGCAGACCGACCGCATCCTGCGCATCGACCCCGCGACCGGCGAGGTGACCGGCCAGATCACCGCGTCCGGCCTGCTCACCGCGGCCCAGGCGGCGTCGGCCGACGTGCTCAACGGCATCGCCGCGATCCCCGGCACCGACGAGTTCCTCCTCACCGGGAAGCTGTGGCCGCTGATGTTCCGGGTGAAATTCGTCCCCACTGCCTGA
- a CDS encoding sacsin N-terminal ATP-binding-like domain-containing protein → MSQLSDPFGTGALRASVLRAWRDSPTRFTEDLNAEGDLRAGGYRDRLFVELAQNAADAAAMSGTPGALRVSVVDGELRVANTGAPLDAAGVASLASLRASAKQGGTVGRFGVGFAAVLAVSSEPRVISRTGGVAFSEARTRAAVERDGTVPVLRLPWPADEDVPDGFDTEVRLPLRDGVDPDDLLARLADEAEDLLLSLPWLARIEAPAGVWTRSQVDGVVELGTPSGTVRWLTQAGEHAVWAKPVDGRLTEDVLHAPTPTDERLSLPARLIATVPLEPSRRRVLPGADAALAAAAREYPALVRKLAPEDRLDLVPEAGFPLSEVDGTLRELVGRQLATQAWLPAARGDDLVPSGARVLAVESPRLLELLADVVPGLAGISGYEPAQVLATVGADRLDVSELADLLTGVDRDLQWWVELYDAFLPLLDNHEVTADDLGALPVPMADGRTLPGPRGALLLGASELLDLLADADVGGLRLVHPRAAHPLLERLGAKQAEATDLLEAPALRDAVERSVTDAESGLDTSPLAKAVLRLASETSGEGLGALALPSEDGWRRADELVLPNSPLREVFDPEVFEEDGPFSVLDAEFAEQWPARVLIELGVLDEFLVVENPDERPEIRDLDLVADDAWPRALALIAGRRETWAALTMPDSPSAAWLARNALLAGRPPAEWRLPGAESLAGLYDPVPDVGVRPDVLAAAGVRAELAVRNLDDAADLLDRLGDPDREVSPGLVLRAHAVLAAADLDWSELDAPERVRTVDGSVVDAERTAVLDLPWLGAVWAPERLVAAAPGADPAALAELLDIPLLSEHADARISSDGEFVPWPEMTALVLAAELLDIRLPDGGLVVHDELTVEVDGVKRATPWWVESGTFHGEHHAEDSPEGLARAFAWATGRWADRHLVEAVLNDPATTTYLL, encoded by the coding sequence GTGAGTCAGCTGAGTGATCCGTTCGGCACCGGGGCGCTGCGTGCCTCGGTGCTGCGGGCCTGGCGGGACTCGCCGACCCGGTTCACCGAGGACCTCAACGCCGAAGGCGACCTCCGGGCCGGCGGTTACCGCGACCGGCTGTTCGTCGAGCTGGCGCAGAACGCGGCCGATGCCGCCGCGATGAGCGGAACCCCCGGCGCGCTGCGGGTTTCCGTCGTCGACGGGGAACTGCGCGTCGCCAACACCGGTGCGCCGCTCGACGCCGCCGGGGTCGCGTCGCTGGCTTCGCTGCGAGCGTCGGCCAAGCAGGGCGGCACCGTCGGTCGGTTCGGCGTCGGGTTCGCCGCGGTGCTCGCGGTCAGCAGCGAGCCGCGGGTGATCTCGCGCACCGGTGGTGTCGCGTTCTCCGAGGCGCGGACGCGTGCGGCCGTCGAGCGCGACGGCACCGTGCCCGTGCTGCGCCTGCCGTGGCCCGCCGACGAGGACGTCCCCGACGGCTTCGACACCGAGGTCCGCCTCCCACTGCGGGACGGCGTCGACCCGGACGACCTGCTCGCGCGCCTGGCCGACGAGGCCGAGGACCTGCTGCTGTCGCTGCCCTGGCTGGCGCGGATCGAGGCGCCCGCCGGGGTCTGGACGCGCTCCCAAGTGGACGGTGTGGTCGAACTGGGCACACCGTCCGGCACGGTCCGCTGGCTGACCCAGGCCGGTGAGCACGCGGTGTGGGCGAAGCCGGTCGACGGGCGGCTCACCGAGGACGTGCTGCACGCGCCGACGCCGACGGACGAGCGGTTGTCGTTGCCGGCCCGGCTGATCGCGACCGTGCCGCTGGAGCCGTCGCGGCGCCGGGTGCTGCCGGGTGCCGACGCCGCGCTCGCCGCGGCCGCCCGCGAATACCCGGCGCTGGTGCGCAAGCTCGCGCCGGAGGACCGGCTGGACCTGGTTCCCGAGGCCGGTTTCCCGCTGTCCGAAGTGGATGGAACCCTGCGCGAGCTGGTCGGCCGCCAGCTGGCGACCCAGGCCTGGCTGCCCGCCGCCCGCGGCGACGATCTCGTGCCCTCGGGCGCCCGCGTGCTGGCGGTCGAGTCGCCGCGGCTGCTGGAGCTGCTCGCCGACGTCGTCCCCGGGCTCGCCGGCATCAGCGGGTACGAGCCGGCGCAGGTCCTCGCGACCGTCGGCGCCGACCGGCTCGACGTCTCCGAGCTGGCCGACCTGCTCACCGGCGTCGACCGCGACCTTCAGTGGTGGGTCGAGCTCTACGACGCGTTCCTGCCGTTGCTGGACAACCACGAGGTGACCGCGGACGACCTGGGCGCGCTACCGGTGCCGATGGCCGACGGGCGGACGCTGCCCGGCCCGCGCGGCGCGCTGTTGCTGGGTGCGTCCGAACTGCTGGACCTGCTGGCCGACGCCGACGTCGGCGGCCTGCGGCTGGTGCACCCGCGGGCCGCGCACCCGCTGCTCGAACGCCTCGGCGCCAAGCAGGCGGAGGCCACAGACCTGCTCGAAGCGCCCGCCCTGCGCGACGCCGTCGAGCGCAGCGTGACCGATGCCGAGTCCGGTTTGGACACGTCACCGCTGGCGAAAGCCGTGCTGCGCCTGGCTTCCGAGACCTCCGGCGAAGGGCTGGGCGCGCTCGCGCTGCCGTCCGAGGACGGCTGGCGCCGGGCCGACGAACTGGTGCTGCCGAACTCGCCGCTGCGCGAGGTGTTCGACCCCGAGGTGTTCGAGGAGGACGGTCCGTTCTCCGTGCTGGACGCGGAGTTCGCCGAGCAGTGGCCCGCGCGGGTGCTCATCGAGCTGGGCGTGCTGGACGAGTTCCTGGTCGTGGAGAACCCCGACGAGCGGCCGGAGATCCGCGACCTCGACCTCGTGGCCGACGACGCGTGGCCGCGCGCACTGGCGCTGATCGCCGGACGGCGCGAGACGTGGGCGGCCCTGACGATGCCGGACAGCCCGTCGGCGGCCTGGCTGGCACGCAACGCGCTGCTCGCCGGGCGCCCGCCCGCGGAGTGGCGCCTGCCCGGCGCCGAGTCCCTGGCCGGGCTGTACGACCCGGTGCCCGACGTCGGCGTGCGCCCGGACGTGCTGGCCGCGGCCGGGGTCCGGGCGGAGCTGGCCGTGCGGAACCTGGACGACGCGGCCGACCTGCTCGACCGGCTCGGCGATCCGGACCGCGAGGTGTCGCCGGGACTGGTCCTGCGCGCGCACGCCGTGCTCGCCGCCGCCGACCTGGACTGGTCCGAGCTGGACGCGCCGGAGCGGGTCCGCACCGTGGACGGTTCCGTGGTGGACGCCGAGCGGACCGCGGTGCTCGACCTGCCCTGGCTCGGCGCGGTGTGGGCGCCGGAACGCCTGGTCGCGGCCGCGCCGGGGGCGGACCCGGCCGCGCTGGCCGAGTTGCTGGACATCCCGCTGCTCAGCGAGCACGCGGACGCCCGGATCAGCAGCGACGGCGAGTTCGTGCCGTGGCCGGAGATGACCGCGCTGGTCCTGGCCGCGGAGCTGCTGGACATCCGGCTGCCGGACGGTGGCCTGGTCGTGCACGACGAGTTGACGGTCGAGGTCGACGGAGTCAAGCGCGCCACGCCGTGGTGGGTCGAAAGTGGGACGTTTCACGGGGAACATCACGCGGAGGACTCCCCGGAAGGGCTGGCCCGCGCGTTCGCCTGGGCGACCGGCCGCTGGGCGGACCGGCACCTGGTCGAAGCCGTGCTGAACGACCCGGCGACGACGACCTACCTGCTCTAG
- a CDS encoding MFS transporter, whose protein sequence is MGRKRKWTPAPGAGHSWRAQGGFYPDRSSVPDADEAPTSEFPAGSRTPPPPRGARPYPPRHNPPPQRPWHSEPPRSTEPPPGGEPPPRRTEPLYDHYRTDGYAKEPPPEPEATTEHRTEATAGPLPRMPKKLTVTRVAALRSRELGGKAVGAFQRATKADGADKSGLTSLTYAVMLNYASDAAMAIALANTLFFAATSGEGRGKVALYLLITIAPFALVAPVIGPLLDRIQRGRRLAMCLTSVGQVLMAVIMALHFNDWGLYPAALGKMVLSKSFTVLKSAVTPRVVPPDITLSKTNARLTVFGLVAGGVFGAVASGVNSVFGSAGALWFTGLICAVGAVQAMRIPAWVEVTEGEVPTTLKAHPAKKKKRQPMGSEVVVALWGNGTIRVLTGFLMMFAAFAVKAHAEQGGQTPFMQLLMLGLIGGAAGIGGFVGNALGSRLTFGHASQVVLGCVGATLASTVLAAVMAGIVTAAVVGLVGSTASALAKISLDAVIQRDLPEESRASAFGRSETVLQLAWVFGGAVGLLLPPTYWIGFLVVSILLALGLAQTFLLQRGSSLLPGLGARRARQPARTGTGAAPRVQ, encoded by the coding sequence GTGGGGCGCAAACGGAAGTGGACACCGGCACCGGGGGCCGGTCACTCGTGGCGCGCCCAGGGCGGCTTCTACCCGGATCGGTCCTCGGTCCCGGACGCCGACGAGGCACCGACGAGCGAGTTCCCGGCGGGCAGCCGCACGCCGCCGCCTCCGCGCGGCGCGCGCCCGTACCCGCCGCGGCACAACCCGCCGCCGCAGCGCCCCTGGCACAGCGAACCGCCGCGCAGCACCGAGCCCCCGCCCGGCGGTGAGCCGCCGCCGCGGCGCACCGAGCCGCTCTACGACCACTACCGCACCGACGGCTACGCGAAGGAGCCGCCGCCCGAGCCCGAGGCGACCACGGAACACCGCACCGAGGCCACCGCGGGCCCACTGCCCCGGATGCCGAAGAAGCTGACGGTCACCCGGGTCGCCGCGCTGCGCAGCCGGGAGCTCGGCGGCAAGGCGGTCGGCGCGTTCCAGCGCGCGACCAAGGCCGACGGCGCCGACAAGTCCGGCCTCACCTCGCTGACGTACGCGGTGATGCTGAACTACGCCAGTGACGCGGCGATGGCCATCGCGCTCGCCAACACCCTGTTCTTCGCGGCCACCAGCGGCGAGGGCCGCGGCAAGGTCGCGCTGTACCTGCTGATCACCATCGCGCCGTTCGCGCTCGTGGCCCCGGTCATCGGCCCGCTGCTGGATCGCATCCAGCGCGGCCGGCGTCTGGCGATGTGCCTCACGTCGGTCGGCCAGGTGCTGATGGCCGTGATCATGGCCCTGCACTTCAACGACTGGGGGCTCTACCCCGCCGCGCTCGGCAAGATGGTGCTGTCCAAGTCGTTCACGGTCCTCAAGTCCGCGGTCACGCCGCGGGTCGTACCGCCGGACATCACGCTGTCGAAGACCAACGCGCGCCTCACCGTGTTCGGGCTCGTCGCCGGTGGTGTGTTCGGCGCCGTCGCCTCCGGCGTCAACTCGGTGTTCGGCTCCGCGGGCGCGCTGTGGTTCACCGGCCTGATCTGCGCGGTCGGTGCCGTGCAGGCGATGCGGATCCCGGCGTGGGTCGAGGTGACCGAGGGCGAGGTCCCGACCACGCTGAAAGCGCACCCGGCGAAGAAGAAGAAACGCCAGCCGATGGGCAGCGAGGTCGTGGTCGCGTTGTGGGGCAACGGGACCATCCGGGTTCTCACCGGCTTCCTGATGATGTTCGCCGCGTTCGCCGTGAAGGCGCACGCGGAACAGGGCGGGCAGACGCCGTTCATGCAACTGCTGATGCTGGGACTGATCGGGGGCGCGGCCGGGATCGGCGGGTTCGTCGGCAACGCGCTCGGGTCGCGGCTGACCTTCGGGCACGCGAGCCAGGTGGTGCTCGGGTGCGTCGGGGCGACGCTGGCGTCGACGGTCCTGGCCGCCGTCATGGCCGGGATCGTCACAGCCGCGGTCGTCGGCCTGGTCGGTTCCACGGCGAGCGCGCTGGCGAAGATCAGCCTCGACGCGGTGATCCAGCGCGACCTGCCCGAGGAGTCGCGGGCGTCGGCGTTCGGCCGCTCGGAAACCGTGCTGCAGCTGGCGTGGGTGTTCGGCGGCGCGGTCGGCCTGCTGCTGCCCCCGACGTACTGGATCGGGTTCCTGGTCGTGTCGATCCTGCTCGCCCTCGGCCTGGCCCAGACGTTCCTGCTGCAGAGAGGTTCGTCACTCCTGCCCGGACTGGGCGCGCGGCGGGCCCGTCAGCCCGCCCGCACCGGCACCGGGGCCGCTCCCCGCGTGCAGTGA
- a CDS encoding DUF3027 domain-containing protein, with the protein MTLLLTLDDGSVERALAEAVDLARGAAVEEAGADQVGEHVGVSREDAVSASHLFEARVPGYRGWRWSVTVANAGPDTPVTVSEVVLVPGPDALIAPQWVPWERRVRAGDLGVGDLLPPDKDDPRLVPAYLQSDDPAVEEVAHEVGLGRVHVLSRYGREEAATRWHRGEFGPRSDMARSAPAHCGTCGFYLPLAGSLRAAFGVCGNEIAPADGTVVHAEYGCGAHSEVEVEVTSSVPVAELVYDDSLLDMEPVEEPKAETGATADVETASESAE; encoded by the coding sequence ATGACGCTGCTGCTCACCCTGGACGACGGCTCCGTGGAGCGCGCCCTCGCCGAGGCGGTCGACCTCGCTCGCGGGGCCGCGGTCGAAGAGGCGGGCGCCGACCAGGTCGGGGAGCACGTCGGCGTGTCGCGGGAGGACGCGGTCTCGGCGAGCCACCTGTTCGAGGCGCGGGTGCCCGGCTACCGCGGCTGGCGCTGGTCGGTGACCGTCGCGAACGCGGGCCCGGACACGCCGGTGACGGTGAGCGAGGTCGTGCTCGTGCCCGGCCCGGACGCCCTGATCGCCCCGCAGTGGGTGCCGTGGGAGCGCCGGGTGCGCGCCGGTGACCTGGGCGTCGGCGACCTCCTCCCGCCGGACAAGGACGACCCGCGCCTGGTGCCGGCGTACCTGCAGTCCGACGACCCGGCGGTCGAGGAGGTCGCGCACGAGGTCGGCCTCGGCCGGGTGCACGTGCTGTCCCGCTACGGCCGCGAGGAGGCCGCCACGCGGTGGCACCGCGGCGAGTTCGGCCCGCGGTCGGACATGGCCCGCAGCGCGCCCGCCCACTGCGGCACGTGCGGCTTCTACCTCCCGCTCGCCGGGTCGCTGCGCGCGGCGTTCGGCGTGTGCGGCAACGAGATCGCGCCGGCCGACGGCACCGTGGTGCACGCCGAGTACGGCTGCGGCGCGCACTCCGAGGTCGAGGTCGAGGTGACCTCGTCGGTGCCGGTCGCCGAGCTGGTCTACGACGACTCGCTGCTGGACATGGAGCCGGTCGAGGAGCCCAAGGCCGAGACGGGCGCCACCGCGGACGTCGAGACGGCGAGTGAGTCAGCTGAGTGA
- a CDS encoding dihydrofolate reductase family protein produces MRELVYYVGVSIDGRIAGPGGEFDFYPQGDEEQAAEYVGWMTERYPETLPTSFRSALGITGAPNRSFDTVVMGLGTYRPALDEGITSPYAHLRQYVVSSTLGPGPDPAVTVVGGDPLGLVRSLKEEDGQDIWLCGGGRLAGEVWPEIDRLVIKSYPVVAGAGIPVVDGEFDPTRFQVTDRRSFGNGVTVTWLARR; encoded by the coding sequence ATGCGAGAACTGGTCTACTACGTCGGCGTGAGCATCGACGGCCGGATCGCCGGCCCGGGCGGTGAGTTCGACTTCTACCCGCAGGGCGACGAGGAACAAGCCGCCGAGTACGTCGGGTGGATGACCGAGCGCTACCCGGAGACCCTCCCGACGTCCTTCCGGTCCGCGCTCGGGATCACCGGAGCTCCCAACCGGAGCTTCGACACGGTCGTGATGGGGCTCGGCACCTACCGTCCCGCCCTGGACGAGGGGATCACCAGCCCGTACGCGCACCTGCGCCAGTACGTCGTGTCCAGCACGCTCGGACCCGGACCGGATCCGGCGGTGACGGTGGTCGGCGGCGATCCGCTCGGTCTGGTGCGCTCGCTCAAGGAGGAGGACGGCCAGGACATCTGGTTGTGCGGCGGCGGACGGCTGGCCGGCGAGGTCTGGCCCGAGATCGACCGGCTGGTGATCAAGAGCTATCCGGTGGTCGCCGGTGCGGGGATCCCGGTGGTCGACGGCGAGTTCGATCCCACCCGGTTCCAGGTCACCGACCGCCGGTCCTTCGGCAACGGCGTGACGGTCACCTGGCTGGCGCGGCGGTAG
- a CDS encoding NCS2 family permease encodes MTEQQTRTRTQAAARTGLDRFFKISERGSSVGREVRGGLVTFVTMAYIVVLNPLIIGSFSTQDAGAHKDLFGNILPVPQVAAVTALVAGVMTILMGLVANYPFAMATGLGINSMLAVTMAPRMSWPAAMGLVLLNGLIILVLVLTGVRTIVFRAVPAPLKAAIAVGIGLFITLIGLVDAGFVRRIPDAANTTVPVGLGIGGSISSWPTLVFVIGLLITGILVAKRVRGGILIGVLVTTVIAIVLESIVKAGPSNGTNPKGWNLGYPALPDKVAGLPDLSLLGRVNFDAWVQVPAITAALLVFTLILTDFFDTIGTMTGLGKEGGLLNEKGELPNTGKALFVDSLGAVAGGVASSSSNTVFVESASGIAEGARTGLANVVTGLLFIAAMFFTPLYEVIPVEAAAPALVIVGALMISQVREIDFTDFRIALPAFLTIVVMPFTYSITNGIGAGFITYVAIQIVTGGARKVHPLLWVIAVAFVAYFAVGPIQEALG; translated from the coding sequence ATGACGGAACAGCAGACCCGGACCCGCACCCAGGCTGCGGCCAGGACCGGACTCGACCGGTTCTTCAAGATCAGTGAGCGCGGGTCGAGCGTCGGCCGCGAGGTCCGCGGCGGGCTCGTCACGTTCGTCACGATGGCCTACATCGTGGTGCTCAACCCGCTGATCATCGGCAGCTTCTCGACGCAGGACGCCGGCGCGCACAAGGACCTGTTCGGCAACATCCTGCCGGTCCCGCAGGTGGCGGCGGTGACCGCGCTGGTCGCCGGCGTGATGACGATCCTGATGGGTCTCGTGGCGAACTACCCGTTCGCGATGGCCACCGGCCTGGGGATCAACTCGATGCTCGCGGTCACCATGGCGCCGCGGATGAGCTGGCCGGCGGCGATGGGGCTGGTGCTGCTCAACGGCCTGATCATCCTCGTCCTGGTGCTGACCGGTGTGCGGACGATCGTGTTCCGGGCCGTGCCCGCCCCGCTCAAGGCGGCGATCGCGGTCGGGATCGGCCTGTTCATCACGCTGATCGGCCTGGTCGACGCCGGTTTCGTGCGGCGCATCCCGGACGCGGCGAACACGACCGTGCCGGTCGGCCTCGGCATCGGCGGCTCGATCTCGAGCTGGCCGACCCTGGTGTTCGTCATCGGGCTCCTGATCACCGGCATCCTGGTGGCGAAGCGGGTGCGCGGCGGAATCCTGATCGGCGTCCTGGTGACCACCGTGATCGCGATCGTCCTGGAGTCGATCGTCAAGGCCGGCCCGTCCAACGGCACCAACCCGAAGGGCTGGAACCTGGGCTACCCGGCGCTGCCGGACAAGGTCGCCGGGCTGCCGGACCTGTCCCTGCTGGGCCGGGTCAACTTCGACGCGTGGGTGCAGGTGCCCGCGATCACCGCGGCGCTGCTCGTGTTCACGCTCATCCTGACCGACTTCTTCGACACGATTGGGACGATGACCGGCCTCGGCAAGGAGGGCGGCCTGCTGAACGAGAAGGGCGAGTTGCCCAACACCGGCAAGGCGCTGTTCGTGGACAGCCTGGGTGCGGTGGCCGGCGGCGTCGCCTCGTCGAGTTCGAACACCGTGTTCGTCGAGTCGGCGTCCGGCATCGCCGAGGGCGCGCGCACCGGGCTGGCCAACGTGGTCACCGGGCTGCTGTTCATCGCCGCGATGTTCTTCACCCCGCTGTACGAGGTAATCCCCGTCGAGGCCGCGGCGCCCGCGCTGGTGATCGTCGGCGCGCTGATGATCAGCCAGGTGCGCGAGATCGACTTCACCGACTTCCGGATCGCGCTGCCCGCGTTCCTGACGATCGTGGTCATGCCGTTCACGTACTCGATCACCAACGGGATCGGCGCCGGGTTCATCACCTACGTGGCCATCCAGATCGTGACCGGCGGGGCGCGGAAGGTGCACCCGCTGCTGTGGGTGATCGCGGTGGCGTTCGTGGCCTACTTCGCGGTCGGCCCGATCCAGGAGGCGCTCGGCTGA
- a CDS encoding TetR/AcrR family transcriptional regulator, with the protein MRKNTERRTALVDAAIEVLAGEGARGLTFRAVDAKAGVPTGTASNYFANRDDLLYQAGERVYERLQPDDATIARQLSAEPDRETYTQLMRELVSRISAFRSGYLALLELRLEATRRPRLREVLTERVRADVAANVAYHESSGLPGDAMAVRLLFLALNWLIVEQLTLPDVFSEAERDELVTAAVERLVAQPSASWIGPTAK; encoded by the coding sequence ATGCGCAAGAACACCGAACGCCGGACCGCTCTGGTCGACGCGGCGATCGAAGTCCTGGCCGGAGAAGGGGCCCGCGGCCTCACCTTCCGCGCCGTCGACGCCAAGGCCGGCGTGCCCACCGGCACGGCCTCGAACTACTTCGCCAACCGCGACGACCTGCTGTACCAGGCCGGGGAGCGGGTGTACGAACGGCTCCAGCCCGACGACGCGACGATCGCCCGTCAGCTGTCGGCCGAGCCGGACCGGGAGACCTACACCCAGCTGATGCGCGAGCTGGTGAGCCGGATCAGCGCGTTCCGCAGCGGCTACCTCGCGCTGCTCGAGCTACGCCTGGAGGCCACCCGGCGACCGCGGCTGCGCGAGGTGCTGACCGAACGCGTGCGCGCCGACGTCGCGGCCAACGTGGCCTACCACGAGTCGTCCGGCCTGCCCGGCGACGCGATGGCCGTGCGCCTGCTGTTCCTGGCCCTCAACTGGCTGATCGTCGAGCAGCTCACCCTGCCCGACGTCTTCTCCGAGGCCGAGCGCGACGAGCTGGTCACCGCCGCCGTCGAGCGACTCGTGGCTCAGCCGAGCGCCTCCTGGATCGGGCCGACCGCGAAGTAG